Proteins from a genomic interval of Treponema succinifaciens DSM 2489:
- a CDS encoding outer membrane beta-barrel protein → MKKLLVAGFCLLGALCFMQAQNVDWKNYGAGIEEGDFIVRGDIGFSRHWKSLPYDGSMKVPYLEASVEYTKKLGELPLGFGGFIGYSQDKMKETASFGVEDVPDYEWKGEMNYINLGALANYHIQVPVEKLDLYAGLRLGLEFWNWKVDYKYPSYEPVYNYDGYLVSYKYKTEKESIKKNGTNFYAGINFGASYFFTEKFGANIEVGYPQLIKIGGTAKF, encoded by the coding sequence ATGAAAAAGCTATTGGTTGCTGGGTTTTGTCTTTTGGGAGCTTTGTGCTTTATGCAGGCTCAGAATGTTGACTGGAAGAACTATGGAGCGGGAATTGAGGAAGGAGATTTTATTGTCCGTGGCGACATTGGATTTTCTAGGCACTGGAAAAGTTTGCCTTATGACGGCTCTATGAAAGTTCCGTATCTTGAAGCGTCTGTTGAATACACAAAAAAGCTTGGCGAGCTTCCTCTTGGATTTGGCGGATTCATCGGATATTCTCAGGACAAGATGAAAGAAACTGCTTCGTTCGGAGTTGAAGATGTTCCTGACTACGAATGGAAAGGCGAAATGAATTACATCAACTTGGGCGCGCTTGCAAACTATCATATTCAAGTTCCTGTAGAAAAACTTGATTTGTACGCAGGACTTCGCCTTGGACTTGAATTCTGGAACTGGAAAGTTGATTACAAATATCCTAGTTACGAACCAGTTTATAATTATGATGGTTATCTTGTCAGCTATAAATATAAAACTGAAAAAGAATCAATCAAGAAAAACGGAACAAATTTCTATGCTGGAATAAACTTTGGAGCTTCATATTTCTTTACTGAAAAATTCGGCGCGAATATTGAAGTAGGTTATCCTCAACTTATAAAAATCGGCGGAACTGCAAAGTTCTAG
- a CDS encoding glycoside hydrolase family 2 protein, which yields MKDRIYFNNGWEFSPSFNEKMLDSKYKGKFEQVRIPHSVCETPFNGFDESEYQKLSIYRKFFKTEKEWAGKKILLTIEGAAHQCDVFLNGKFLARHSCGYTAFTVDLTDSLLPAGRNNLLALKLDSRESLNIPPFGFVIDYMTYGGIYRDVYLDIKNPIYIEDIFIKTKASHFETEITLNSSDAEGYSIVQRVESSSSVVAQINTGVPGNKILTAADAQPVHPWTLEQPVLYNLVTELINPKGKIADKKNVRFGFREIKFDETGFYLNGKKIKLRGLNRHQSYPYVGYAMPKNIQKEDADILKLELGVNYVRTSHYPQSKYFIERCDELGILVFTEFPGWQHIGDDAWKAQALENEDEMISQYRNHPSVFMWGVRINESKDDDEFYKATNFLAHKTDSTRPTGGVRCIKNSNLLEDVYTYNDFSHSGKNAGSLDKIKVTKSHGGYLVTEHSGHMFPTKSFDTEQRRTEHAIRHATVLDSVAGHDDCAGSSGWCAFDYNTHKEFGSGDRICYHGVMDMFRNPKLAAAVYKSQEDFTGDFIEVNSNMSIGEYNEGLLGDLWIFTNADSVKLFVNNTFIKEFKASDSPFKNLAHGPILVDDIIGNRLIDEEGISAKNSEKIKELIFAIKKFGQNSLSAKYKLEAAKLFAMRVISKEKLIALFGKYISNWGGESSSYKFEAIKNGKTVKTLVKSMCKNASLKTQVSRTILIEEETYDVAEVHLRAEDENGNLQSFIQEAVLAEAEGAIEIIGPQAVSLKGGMSGIYVKTTGTAGRGTLKITDWQGKETKISFTVKIKR from the coding sequence ATGAAAGATAGAATTTATTTTAACAACGGCTGGGAATTTTCTCCGTCATTCAATGAAAAAATGTTGGATTCAAAATACAAGGGAAAATTCGAGCAGGTAAGAATTCCGCATTCAGTTTGCGAAACTCCTTTTAACGGATTTGATGAAAGCGAATATCAAAAGCTGAGCATTTACAGAAAATTTTTTAAGACAGAAAAAGAATGGGCAGGGAAAAAAATTCTTCTTACAATAGAAGGCGCGGCTCATCAGTGCGATGTTTTTTTAAACGGAAAATTTCTTGCAAGGCACAGTTGCGGATATACAGCTTTTACAGTTGACTTGACAGATTCTCTTTTGCCGGCAGGAAGAAACAACCTGCTTGCATTAAAACTGGACAGCCGCGAGTCTTTAAACATTCCGCCATTTGGATTTGTAATCGACTACATGACTTACGGAGGAATCTACAGAGACGTTTATCTTGATATAAAAAATCCTATTTATATAGAAGACATTTTTATAAAAACCAAGGCGAGCCATTTTGAAACAGAGATAACTTTGAATTCTTCTGACGCGGAAGGATATTCAATTGTTCAGCGAGTGGAAAGTTCAAGTTCTGTGGTGGCGCAGATAAACACAGGCGTTCCGGGAAACAAAATTCTTACTGCGGCGGACGCACAGCCGGTTCATCCGTGGACTCTTGAGCAGCCGGTTCTTTACAATCTTGTTACAGAACTTATAAATCCAAAGGGAAAAATTGCAGACAAAAAAAATGTAAGATTCGGATTCAGGGAAATAAAATTTGATGAAACCGGATTTTATCTCAATGGAAAAAAAATAAAGCTTCGCGGACTAAACAGACATCAGTCATACCCTTACGTGGGATACGCAATGCCAAAGAATATCCAGAAAGAAGATGCCGACATTTTAAAACTCGAGCTTGGCGTAAACTACGTAAGGACTTCGCATTATCCGCAGAGCAAATATTTTATAGAAAGATGCGATGAACTTGGAATTCTTGTGTTCACGGAATTTCCGGGCTGGCAGCACATTGGCGACGATGCCTGGAAAGCGCAGGCTTTGGAAAATGAAGATGAAATGATTTCGCAGTACAGAAATCATCCTTCAGTCTTTATGTGGGGTGTAAGAATAAATGAAAGCAAGGACGATGACGAATTCTACAAGGCGACAAATTTCCTTGCGCACAAAACAGACTCAACTCGTCCAACTGGCGGCGTAAGATGCATCAAGAACAGCAACTTGCTGGAAGATGTATATACTTACAACGACTTTAGCCATTCAGGTAAAAACGCCGGAAGCCTTGATAAAATCAAAGTTACAAAAAGCCACGGCGGATATTTAGTAACAGAACATTCAGGCCATATGTTCCCGACAAAATCATTCGACACTGAGCAAAGAAGAACTGAGCACGCAATAAGGCACGCCACAGTTCTTGACAGCGTTGCAGGACACGATGACTGCGCAGGCTCAAGTGGCTGGTGCGCCTTCGACTACAACACTCACAAGGAATTCGGTTCCGGGGACAGAATTTGCTACCACGGCGTAATGGATATGTTCAGAAATCCAAAGCTGGCAGCCGCTGTCTATAAAAGCCAGGAAGATTTTACAGGGGATTTTATTGAAGTAAATTCCAACATGAGTATCGGAGAATACAACGAAGGACTTTTAGGCGACCTGTGGATTTTTACAAACGCTGATTCCGTAAAGCTTTTTGTAAACAACACTTTTATAAAGGAATTCAAAGCGTCTGATTCACCGTTTAAAAATCTTGCGCACGGACCGATTCTTGTTGACGACATAATCGGAAACAGGCTCATTGATGAAGAAGGAATTTCTGCAAAGAACAGTGAAAAAATAAAAGAGCTGATTTTTGCAATAAAAAAATTCGGGCAGAACAGTCTTTCTGCAAAATATAAACTGGAAGCCGCAAAGCTTTTTGCAATGCGTGTTATTTCGAAAGAAAAACTAATTGCACTCTTTGGAAAATACATAAGCAACTGGGGCGGAGAATCTTCTTCTTATAAATTTGAAGCAATAAAAAACGGCAAGACTGTAAAAACGCTTGTAAAGTCAATGTGCAAAAATGCCTCTTTAAAAACGCAAGTCAGCCGCACAATTTTAATAGAAGAAGAAACTTACGATGTTGCAGAAGTTCATTTGCGGGCAGAAGACGAAAACGGAAACCTTCAGTCTTTTATACAGGAAGCTGTACTTGCAGAAGCAGAAGGCGCAATTGAAATAATCGGACCACAAGCAGTTTCTCTTAAAGGCGGAATGTCAGGAATCTACGTAAAAACAACTGGCACTGCCGGAAGAGGAACTTTAAAAATAACTGACTGGCAAGGAAAAGAAACCAAGATTAGTTTTACTGTAAAAATTAAAAGATGA
- the add gene encoding adenosine deaminase, giving the protein MKKEEFYDLLESIPKAELHVHEEAVLSRETVKKVYKRNFNQDMSDEEFNSLFEYDDLTGFLSSFIKIQSYFTNINDFEYMFKDFEAYLNKNNIIYCETFFSPTSHLKKGWSFHDMISIVQKNIERIKENSGRTVKLIVDVSRSFGVENAMKNLDLVLAEKNPYIVGIGLGGDEKKGPAAEYKDVFVKAKENGLHVVTHAGESCGVFSMKDSLELCKAERLGHGIAAAQDADFMKYLAENKIPLEVCPTSNIFILKEFNGDMKNHPVKKLYDAGVFVTLNTDDPTFFKVSLIDEYWNIYKDQNFSLDEIKEIIKNGYKAAFISKEEKDDYCKNVDSAWDAWFKKHPDAN; this is encoded by the coding sequence ATGAAGAAAGAAGAATTTTATGATTTGCTGGAAAGTATTCCAAAAGCCGAGCTCCATGTTCATGAGGAGGCTGTTTTAAGCAGGGAAACCGTAAAGAAAGTTTATAAGCGTAATTTTAATCAGGATATGTCAGATGAGGAATTCAATTCTCTTTTTGAATACGATGATTTGACGGGCTTTCTTTCTTCCTTTATAAAAATCCAATCTTATTTTACAAACATAAATGACTTTGAATATATGTTCAAGGATTTTGAAGCTTACTTGAATAAAAATAATATTATCTATTGCGAAACTTTTTTCAGTCCGACTTCGCATTTAAAGAAAGGCTGGAGTTTCCACGACATGATCAGTATTGTTCAAAAAAACATTGAGCGCATAAAAGAAAATTCCGGGCGCACTGTAAAACTCATTGTTGATGTGAGCCGCTCGTTTGGCGTGGAAAACGCAATGAAAAATCTAGACCTTGTGCTTGCTGAAAAAAATCCTTATATCGTTGGAATCGGGCTTGGTGGAGATGAAAAAAAAGGACCTGCCGCGGAATACAAGGATGTTTTTGTAAAGGCAAAAGAAAACGGACTTCATGTTGTAACTCATGCAGGAGAAAGCTGTGGCGTTTTTTCCATGAAAGACAGCTTGGAACTTTGCAAGGCTGAACGGCTTGGTCACGGAATCGCCGCTGCTCAAGATGCTGATTTTATGAAGTATCTTGCGGAAAATAAAATTCCGCTTGAAGTTTGCCCTACAAGCAATATTTTTATCCTAAAAGAATTCAACGGCGATATGAAAAATCATCCTGTAAAAAAACTTTATGATGCGGGAGTCTTTGTTACTCTTAATACAGATGATCCTACATTCTTTAAAGTTTCGCTTATTGATGAATACTGGAATATTTACAAAGATCAGAATTTCTCTTTGGACGAAATAAAAGAGATTATCAAGAATGGATACAAGGCTGCTTTTATTTCCAAGGAAGAAAAAGATGACTATTGTAAAAATGTTGATTCTGCCTGGGACGCTTGGTTTAAAAAACATCCAGACGCAAACTAA
- a CDS encoding RNA recognition motif domain-containing protein yields MSKRLYVGNLSYATTQDTLSSLFSAYGNVVSATIIIDRDTNQSKGFGFVEMEDPAETDKAIAKLAGKEVDGRKIRVNYAEEKKPRERSGFSRDSGKRFGSNNRRRNGDY; encoded by the coding sequence ATGTCAAAAAGACTTTACGTTGGAAACTTGAGCTATGCAACAACACAAGATACATTGAGCTCATTGTTTTCTGCTTATGGAAATGTTGTTTCTGCAACAATTATTATTGACCGCGATACAAACCAATCAAAAGGTTTCGGCTTTGTTGAAATGGAAGATCCTGCGGAAACAGACAAGGCAATTGCCAAGCTTGCAGGCAAAGAAGTTGACGGACGCAAAATCCGCGTAAACTATGCAGAAGAAAAAAAGCCTCGTGAGCGTTCTGGATTTTCAAGAGACAGCGGAAAAAGATTCGGTTCAAACAATCGTCGCAGAAACGGAGACTACTAA
- a CDS encoding M28 family peptidase has product MGFFPNEFSEYLAQDCNRADFIQEWLESRGVNSNRVVIDGKNHILVQFGSSSYNPQFKIKTVIAHHDRVQESPGANDNSAADWQLMNWAVWLKDYPSFHNVRIFFTDGEELGWTVTNQGAFGIAKTFQRLGITNDDVYVFDACGRGEIPILSKSGLSSLASAKFKSQFNDLYTRTQNILKRATDGRWMTLPVPYSDNASFLACGIPAVAITLLPAEEASLYARKINSDKSLEDAVMNRESSKQKRIEENIPDFSYKEHLPYTWRLFHTQNDNIESLTPASFKVMESILKSLAESKTPC; this is encoded by the coding sequence ATGGGATTCTTTCCGAATGAGTTTTCAGAATATCTAGCTCAAGACTGCAACAGGGCGGATTTTATACAAGAATGGCTTGAAAGCCGCGGTGTAAATTCCAACCGTGTTGTAATAGACGGAAAGAATCACATTTTAGTTCAGTTTGGTTCTTCAAGCTACAATCCCCAGTTTAAAATAAAAACTGTAATTGCCCACCATGACAGAGTTCAAGAAAGTCCAGGCGCAAACGACAACAGCGCGGCGGACTGGCAGCTCATGAACTGGGCGGTGTGGCTTAAAGATTATCCTTCGTTCCATAATGTAAGAATTTTCTTTACAGACGGAGAAGAGCTTGGCTGGACTGTAACAAACCAAGGCGCATTTGGAATTGCAAAAACTTTTCAGCGTCTTGGAATTACAAACGATGATGTTTATGTTTTTGATGCTTGCGGACGTGGGGAAATTCCAATTCTTTCAAAAAGCGGATTAAGTTCTCTTGCTTCTGCAAAATTCAAATCGCAGTTCAATGACCTTTACACAAGAACACAAAATATTTTAAAGCGCGCCACAGACGGCAGATGGATGACTCTTCCAGTTCCATACAGCGACAATGCGTCTTTTCTTGCCTGCGGAATTCCAGCGGTCGCAATTACACTTTTGCCAGCAGAAGAAGCCTCGCTTTATGCAAGAAAAATCAACAGCGACAAGTCTCTTGAAGATGCGGTGATGAACAGAGAATCCTCAAAGCAAAAACGCATTGAAGAAAACATTCCGGACTTTTCATACAAAGAGCACCTGCCCTACACTTGGCGTCTTTTCCACACACAGAATGACAACATAGAATCGCTGACTCCTGCAAGCTTTAAAGTAATGGAATCTATTTTAAAATCCCTTGCAGAAAGCAAAACTCCCTGCTAA
- a CDS encoding DMT family transporter, which yields MENQENLKLGVCWILFSAFGFAVMGLCVRLAGNLPFVQKTLFRNLIAFFVAFSTLYMKAKKDKSVFYVPREAWKFLLLRLAVGSLGIFGNFYALGFMNISDAAMLNKMSPFFAVIASIFILGKKPNFVSAFSLIVVFTGSLFVIKPTFDFVKVFPALFAFVGGMGAGFASCFVRKLHSYNVCGDFIIVFFSLFSSLLAVPFVFFFHASMSLPQVLILLCAGLGAACGQFGMTNAYFNAPASKISIYDYSNIVFAGILGFVFLDQVPDIFSVAGYFIIIGTAILVFIYNSKNAAKRQSEN from the coding sequence ATGGAAAATCAAGAAAATTTAAAGCTTGGAGTTTGCTGGATTTTATTTTCCGCATTTGGATTTGCAGTAATGGGACTTTGCGTGCGTTTGGCAGGAAATCTTCCTTTTGTCCAAAAAACTCTTTTTAGAAATCTCATTGCGTTTTTTGTTGCTTTTTCAACTTTGTACATGAAGGCTAAAAAGGATAAGTCGGTTTTTTATGTTCCGCGTGAGGCTTGGAAATTTTTGCTTTTAAGATTGGCTGTCGGCTCCCTTGGAATTTTTGGAAATTTTTATGCTTTGGGTTTTATGAATATTTCTGACGCCGCTATGCTGAATAAAATGTCGCCATTCTTTGCTGTGATTGCAAGCATTTTTATTCTTGGTAAAAAGCCAAATTTTGTTTCTGCGTTTTCGTTGATTGTTGTTTTTACCGGCTCGCTTTTTGTCATTAAGCCTACATTTGATTTTGTAAAAGTTTTTCCAGCTCTTTTTGCTTTTGTCGGCGGAATGGGAGCTGGTTTTGCATCTTGCTTTGTAAGAAAACTCCATTCGTATAATGTTTGCGGCGATTTTATAATTGTGTTCTTTTCACTTTTTTCCAGCTTGCTTGCTGTTCCCTTTGTTTTCTTTTTCCATGCGTCTATGAGTTTGCCTCAAGTTTTGATTTTACTTTGCGCGGGACTTGGAGCTGCTTGCGGTCAATTTGGAATGACAAACGCGTACTTCAATGCTCCGGCTTCAAAAATTTCAATTTATGATTATTCGAATATTGTTTTTGCAGGAATTCTTGGATTTGTTTTTCTTGATCAGGTTCCAGATATTTTTAGCGTTGCAGGATATTTTATTATAATCGGAACAGCAATTCTTGTTTTTATTTACAATTCAAAAAATGCGGCTAAAAGGCAAAGTGAAAATTAG
- a CDS encoding RluA family pseudouridine synthase yields the protein MIEKNWTANEKKTLNEFLRQKIPELLEGEISNSKIRRLIVSGAVYINSRQCRIPSFKINSGTAIKVLIDKEKFFFEKQPEDADFELTENDVLFEDEYLIAINKPPFLPTEQTITGQRKNAHDCTVKYLWQKNSSLRNPPYVGIMHRLDRETSGILLFTKSRSVNKDISEMFKTRGIKKIYRAVCTGKLPEQKEFTVENFIARISPKSSACKMGIVPESRGGLFTKTDFKIISEKNGFIQIDCQLHTGRTHQIRVQLSSMNLPIAGDELYGGIKSDRIKLHARKIEFVHPVSKEKITIESEIPKNFFTEKSVAPNASL from the coding sequence ATGATTGAAAAAAACTGGACAGCAAACGAAAAGAAAACTCTAAATGAATTTTTACGGCAAAAAATTCCAGAACTTCTTGAAGGCGAAATTTCCAACAGCAAAATCAGACGTTTAATTGTTTCCGGCGCAGTCTACATAAATTCAAGGCAATGCAGAATTCCTTCATTTAAAATAAATTCTGGAACCGCAATAAAAGTTTTAATTGACAAGGAAAAATTCTTTTTTGAAAAACAACCGGAAGACGCAGATTTTGAACTTACAGAAAATGATGTTCTTTTTGAAGATGAATATTTAATCGCAATAAACAAGCCGCCTTTTCTTCCAACCGAGCAGACAATCACAGGTCAAAGAAAAAATGCCCACGACTGCACGGTAAAATATTTGTGGCAAAAAAATTCCTCTCTTAGAAATCCACCTTACGTTGGAATAATGCACAGGCTTGACAGAGAAACAAGCGGAATTCTTTTATTCACAAAGAGCCGAAGTGTAAACAAAGACATTTCTGAAATGTTTAAAACCCGCGGAATAAAAAAAATCTACAGAGCCGTCTGCACTGGAAAACTTCCTGAACAAAAAGAATTCACAGTTGAAAATTTCATCGCGCGAATCTCACCAAAAAGCTCGGCTTGCAAAATGGGAATTGTTCCAGAATCAAGGGGTGGACTTTTTACAAAAACTGATTTTAAGATAATTTCAGAAAAAAACGGTTTTATTCAAATTGACTGCCAGCTGCACACAGGACGCACACATCAAATAAGAGTTCAGCTTTCAAGTATGAATCTTCCAATTGCAGGTGATGAGCTTTACGGCGGAATAAAATCAGACAGAATAAAGCTTCATGCAAGAAAAATAGAATTTGTGCATCCGGTTTCAAAAGAAAAAATTACAATCGAATCAGAAATTCCAAAAAATTTTTTTACTGAAAAATCAGTCGCCCCAAATGCCAGTCTTTAA
- the rsgA gene encoding ribosome small subunit-dependent GTPase A produces the protein MNGLVLDGSKNVFQVECDDGFIRECSLKGKILKDGKGYYNPLAPGDIVVLDDDSLEEEKGLIKNLVPRKNEFVRWNVKKRQPQVLASNLDYLLIVTTPDEPPFKPRFIDRALVQADFQKITPVIVCNKYELSQSDEFKERLLNWEEMGYKIIRSSAKTGEGIEELANFIENKTCAFVGKSGVGKSSIINVLDNNVVLKTGSLSKKYGKGTHTTTKGTLIHLQLNEALMGGRKDAVANIIDTPGVKTFLLHGISAENLALYYKEFFPFIGKCSFGMSCSHVKEKGCAICKAVEEGKISKARYESWKKTFEELKTGIWGD, from the coding sequence ATGAATGGACTTGTTTTAGACGGAAGTAAAAATGTTTTTCAAGTTGAATGTGATGATGGCTTTATCCGCGAATGTTCTTTAAAAGGAAAAATCTTAAAGGACGGAAAAGGCTATTACAATCCGCTTGCGCCTGGAGACATTGTTGTGCTTGATGATGATTCCCTTGAAGAGGAAAAAGGGCTTATAAAAAATCTTGTTCCTCGGAAAAATGAATTTGTCCGCTGGAATGTAAAAAAAAGACAGCCTCAGGTTCTTGCTTCGAACTTGGATTATCTTCTGATTGTTACAACTCCCGATGAACCTCCGTTTAAGCCGCGTTTTATTGACCGTGCGCTTGTTCAGGCTGATTTTCAGAAAATAACTCCAGTGATTGTCTGCAATAAATATGAGCTTTCGCAGTCTGATGAATTTAAAGAGAGGCTTTTGAACTGGGAAGAAATGGGCTACAAGATAATCCGTTCAAGCGCAAAAACTGGAGAAGGAATCGAGGAGCTTGCGAATTTCATTGAAAACAAAACTTGCGCCTTTGTTGGAAAAAGCGGCGTTGGAAAAAGTTCTATAATAAATGTTCTTGATAACAATGTTGTTTTAAAAACCGGCAGTCTTTCTAAAAAATACGGAAAGGGAACCCATACAACTACAAAAGGGACTTTGATTCATCTTCAGCTGAATGAAGCTCTTATGGGCGGAAGAAAAGATGCGGTCGCAAATATAATCGATACTCCGGGCGTAAAAACTTTTTTGCTTCACGGAATTTCCGCGGAAAATCTTGCGCTTTATTACAAAGAATTTTTTCCGTTTATTGGAAAATGCAGTTTTGGAATGAGCTGTTCCCATGTCAAAGAAAAAGGCTGTGCAATTTGCAAAGCTGTTGAAGAAGGAAAAATTTCAAAGGCGCGCTACGAGAGCTGGAAAAAAACTTTTGAAGAATTAAAGACTGGCATTTGGGGCGACTGA
- the fusA gene encoding elongation factor G has product MLEKMRNIGIMAHIDAGKTTTTERILYYSGKIHKIGEIDDGAATMDFMKQEQERGITIASAAITTEWKGYKINIIDTPGHVDFTAEVERSLRVLDGAVAVICAVGWVQPQTETVWKQADEFHVPRICFVNKMDRVGADFFGAMEDVRKKFGCEPVALEIPMGSGQDFEGVIDLLKMKEICWDSETEGEKFTESEISDEYKELAQEWREKLVDTVASNDEELTDLYIEGKEISVEQLVSALRKATINRTLVPFLCGSSRHNQGVQPLIDAVVAYLPSPDEVPPAEGIHVKRNEEEKILVKCDPDSKTPAGLVFKIQYDREAGILCFVRMYSGKISTGTQVYNVGKKKRERVNRILRVNANRMEQMDSVSAGDIAVFVGLKFAQTGDTLGSEGMPVLLESVKFPEPVISIAIEPETMGDRAKLQETLEILSREDPTFTFRDDEETGQLVISGMGELHLDVLVTRIRDDFKVQCRVGSPQVTYRESISTAADYKEEFSKVLAGKENAACLTIHIEPRETGAGNSYTCAVHDNLIPKEIYEAIEQSIQSCFTSGIRMGYPCTDIAVSVTDIKYDELTASTFAFEAAAAEAFDKACESATPELLEPVMEVDIECPAEFVGDAMSQITQRGGMIVSMDEKSGESVIHAKAPMAKMFGFSTNLRSVTQGRASFGMVFSHFQVKV; this is encoded by the coding sequence ATGCTTGAAAAAATGAGAAACATTGGCATCATGGCTCACATTGATGCTGGAAAAACAACCACGACAGAAAGAATTCTTTATTACTCTGGAAAAATTCATAAAATCGGTGAAATTGATGACGGCGCGGCTACAATGGATTTTATGAAGCAGGAGCAAGAGCGTGGAATTACAATCGCTTCAGCTGCAATCACAACTGAATGGAAAGGCTACAAAATAAATATCATTGACACTCCAGGCCACGTTGATTTTACTGCGGAAGTTGAACGCTCTTTGCGTGTTCTTGATGGAGCTGTTGCCGTAATCTGCGCCGTTGGATGGGTTCAGCCTCAAACTGAAACTGTCTGGAAGCAGGCTGATGAATTTCATGTTCCGCGCATTTGCTTTGTAAACAAAATGGACAGAGTCGGTGCGGACTTCTTTGGAGCAATGGAAGATGTTCGCAAAAAATTTGGCTGCGAGCCTGTTGCCCTTGAAATTCCTATGGGAAGCGGACAGGACTTTGAAGGCGTTATAGATCTTCTTAAAATGAAAGAAATCTGCTGGGATTCAGAAACTGAAGGAGAAAAATTTACAGAATCAGAAATCAGCGATGAGTACAAAGAACTTGCACAGGAATGGCGGGAAAAACTTGTTGATACAGTCGCTTCAAATGATGAAGAACTTACAGACCTTTATATAGAAGGCAAGGAAATTTCTGTTGAGCAACTTGTATCTGCATTGCGCAAAGCTACAATTAACAGAACGCTTGTTCCGTTCCTTTGCGGTTCAAGCCGGCATAATCAGGGAGTTCAGCCTCTCATTGATGCGGTTGTCGCTTATCTTCCTTCGCCAGATGAAGTTCCGCCTGCTGAAGGAATTCATGTAAAGAGAAATGAAGAGGAAAAAATTCTTGTAAAATGCGATCCTGATTCAAAGACTCCGGCTGGTCTTGTTTTTAAAATTCAGTATGACCGCGAGGCAGGAATTCTTTGCTTTGTAAGAATGTACTCTGGAAAAATTTCAACTGGAACTCAGGTTTACAATGTTGGCAAAAAAAAGCGTGAGCGTGTAAATAGAATTCTCCGTGTGAATGCAAACCGGATGGAGCAGATGGACAGTGTAAGCGCAGGAGACATTGCGGTTTTTGTGGGCTTGAAATTTGCGCAGACCGGAGATACTTTGGGTAGCGAAGGAATGCCAGTTCTTCTTGAAAGTGTAAAATTTCCGGAGCCTGTTATTTCGATTGCGATTGAGCCGGAAACAATGGGCGACCGTGCAAAACTTCAGGAAACTCTTGAAATCCTTAGCCGTGAAGATCCTACGTTTACTTTCCGCGATGACGAAGAAACAGGACAGCTTGTTATTTCTGGAATGGGAGAGCTTCACCTTGATGTTCTTGTTACCCGAATCAGAGACGACTTTAAAGTTCAGTGCAGGGTTGGTTCTCCGCAGGTTACTTACAGAGAGTCAATTTCTACTGCCGCCGATTATAAGGAAGAGTTCAGCAAAGTTCTTGCCGGAAAAGAAAATGCGGCTTGCCTCACGATTCATATTGAACCAAGAGAAACTGGTGCTGGAAATTCTTATACTTGCGCAGTGCATGACAATTTAATTCCAAAAGAAATTTATGAAGCAATTGAACAGAGTATTCAAAGCTGTTTTACTTCTGGAATACGAATGGGTTACCCTTGCACAGACATTGCGGTTTCTGTAACTGACATAAAATATGATGAGCTTACAGCTTCTACTTTTGCATTTGAAGCCGCCGCTGCCGAAGCGTTTGACAAAGCGTGCGAGTCTGCAACTCCTGAACTGCTTGAGCCGGTAATGGAAGTTGATATTGAATGTCCTGCTGAATTTGTTGGAGACGCAATGAGCCAGATTACACAGCGTGGCGGAATGATTGTTAGCATGGATGAAAAGTCAGGCGAAAGTGTAATTCATGCAAAAGCCCCAATGGCAAAAATGTTCGGCTTTTCAACAAATCTTCGCTCTGTAACTCAAGGAAGGGCAAGCTTCGGAATGGTGTTCAGCCACTTCCAGGTAAAGGTGTAA